A portion of the Halococcus salsus genome contains these proteins:
- a CDS encoding MBL fold metallo-hydrolase has translation MEVTLLGTGDTTGTPTVGCDCETCTAARERGVERSRFSVHVRNERTDESLLIDCSPDFRHQFLTNDVALPDAALITHIHFDHVDGLGNAFRVLSDLPVHAANETDPKTGESVAEGVADRYDYLDQVTVHGHAPFESFEVCGLSVTLVPVEHPPLVCYGVVIESANAKLSITGDTNFGIPDESRARLADPDLLLAEAIVPASMCEGHPAGGDHYDEEGVPRTFATKHMTREGALALADELDASETRLVHTAHFYPVEEAFEEPLAVDGERYEL, from the coding sequence ATGGAGGTCACGCTGCTCGGGACCGGCGACACCACCGGGACCCCGACGGTGGGCTGTGACTGTGAGACCTGCACGGCGGCCCGCGAGCGCGGCGTCGAGCGGAGCCGGTTCTCGGTCCACGTCCGCAACGAGCGAACGGATGAATCGCTCCTGATCGACTGCAGCCCGGACTTCAGACACCAGTTCCTCACGAACGACGTCGCCCTGCCCGACGCCGCCCTGATCACCCACATCCACTTCGACCACGTCGACGGCCTCGGCAACGCCTTCCGGGTGCTCTCGGACCTGCCCGTACACGCCGCGAACGAGACCGACCCGAAGACCGGCGAGAGCGTCGCCGAGGGCGTGGCCGACCGGTACGACTACCTCGACCAGGTCACGGTCCACGGCCACGCCCCCTTCGAGTCGTTCGAGGTCTGTGGCCTCTCGGTGACGCTGGTGCCCGTCGAACACCCGCCGCTCGTCTGTTACGGCGTCGTGATCGAGTCCGCGAACGCGAAGCTCTCCATCACCGGCGACACCAACTTCGGGATCCCCGACGAGTCGCGCGCACGCCTCGCCGACCCCGACCTCCTGCTGGCCGAAGCGATCGTTCCCGCGTCGATGTGCGAGGGCCACCCCGCCGGCGGCGACCACTACGACGAGGAGGGAGTGCCCCGCACGTTCGCCACCAAACACATGACCCGCGAGGGCGCGCTCGCGCTGGCCGACGAACTCGACGCGAGCGAGACGCGACTGGTCCACACCGCCCACTTCTACCCAGTAGAGGAAGCGTTCGAGGAGCCGCTCGCGGTCGACGGCGAGCGTTACGAGCTCTAA
- a CDS encoding ATP-binding protein: MSSSELDVVEFLLTTHIYNNDRDRDPDDLPPAYRRALWDGGGIERPLTANETNAREATGVGDPWGAVSGLMFTDHDDFAGSITLSEHEMATEWFADRADADRLLANPTLAAAIDVEGVDYETAREANRPMHADRVWIDSLLEEYFDEEEDEEMLDLVEIRAPEEVEMTLDDLVLTADQKNEIQKIMKAIEHRDYLAQIGLREIGKLLYVGPPGTGKTTTSRALAHELDLPFVEVKLSMVTSQYLGETAKNVEKTFEVAKRLSPCILFIDEFDFVAKTRNSDEHVALKRAVNTLLKSIDEISLINDEVLLIGATNHPDQLDAAAWRRFDEIVNFPKPDSLMRSDILRIITQEMEIEDFDPEALAADTEGLTGSDLRLVLREAVLDALTEERTVLTQADLEAAVQDFEERDSLKDLDMIEGDHDALVAGGDISADGGGHDHDGHDHDHSHDHDH, translated from the coding sequence ATGAGCAGTTCGGAACTGGACGTCGTCGAATTTCTCCTCACGACGCACATCTACAACAACGACCGCGACCGCGACCCCGACGACCTCCCGCCGGCCTACCGGCGCGCGCTCTGGGACGGCGGCGGGATCGAGCGCCCGCTCACCGCGAACGAGACCAACGCCCGCGAGGCCACCGGCGTCGGCGACCCGTGGGGGGCGGTCTCGGGGCTGATGTTCACCGACCACGACGACTTCGCGGGCTCGATCACCCTCTCCGAACACGAGATGGCGACCGAGTGGTTCGCCGACCGCGCCGACGCCGACCGGCTGCTGGCGAACCCGACGCTCGCGGCGGCGATCGACGTCGAGGGGGTCGACTACGAGACCGCCCGCGAGGCGAACCGGCCGATGCACGCCGACCGCGTCTGGATCGACAGCCTGCTGGAGGAGTACTTCGACGAGGAGGAGGACGAGGAGATGCTCGACCTCGTGGAGATCCGCGCGCCCGAGGAGGTCGAGATGACCCTCGACGACCTCGTGTTGACCGCGGACCAGAAGAACGAGATCCAGAAGATAATGAAGGCGATCGAACACCGCGACTACCTCGCCCAGATCGGCCTGCGCGAGATCGGGAAGCTCCTCTACGTGGGGCCGCCGGGAACGGGCAAAACCACGACCTCGCGTGCGCTCGCCCACGAACTCGATCTCCCGTTCGTGGAGGTCAAACTCTCGATGGTGACGAGTCAGTATCTCGGCGAGACCGCGAAAAACGTCGAGAAGACCTTCGAGGTCGCCAAACGTCTCTCGCCGTGTATCCTCTTCATCGACGAGTTCGACTTCGTCGCCAAGACCAGGAACTCCGACGAACACGTCGCGCTCAAGCGCGCGGTCAACACCCTCCTGAAGTCGATCGACGAGATCAGCCTGATCAACGACGAGGTGCTCCTCATCGGCGCGACCAACCACCCGGACCAGCTCGACGCGGCGGCGTGGCGGCGCTTCGACGAGATCGTGAACTTCCCGAAGCCCGACTCGCTGATGCGCTCGGACATCCTCCGGATAATCACCCAGGAGATGGAGATCGAGGACTTCGACCCCGAGGCGCTCGCCGCCGACACCGAGGGTCTCACCGGCAGCGACCTCAGACTCGTGCTTCGCGAGGCGGTGCTCGACGCGCTGACCGAGGAGCGAACCGTGCTGACCCAGGCCGACCTCGAAGCCGCGGTCCAGGACTTCGAGGAGCGCGATAGTTTGAAAGACCTCGACATGATCGAGGGCGACCACGACGCGCTCGTGGCCGGTGGCGACATCAGCGCCGACGGCGGCGGTCACGACCACGACGGACACGACCACGATCACAGTCACGACCACGACCACTGA
- a CDS encoding thiolase family protein yields the protein MADTTPVVVAAYRTAQGKEDGVFSEVRSEDLSIPLINEILAETGLAGDDVDDLMWGCAQQRGEQGNNVARVISLLSDLGESVPATTINRWCASSAQSIISASDAIRAGQRDAVLAGGVESMSRVKMGQNSQNMHPRLNENHNVAALQMGMTAEEVAERYDVTREAQDEYAARSQQRAVEATEEGRFDDEIVPVDNGEETIDTDEGLRPGTTAEKLADLPTVFKSKGTVTPGNASQVSDGAAATLITSRAFADDHGLDVLAEVGGNNVAGVEPEVMGIGPVPATRGLLDRVGREIDDYGLVELNEAFASQTLYSQRELGIDDEIFNVNGGAIAIGHPLGASGARLPVTLIHEMAKRDVDRGIATECVGFGQGAAIEFSRP from the coding sequence ATGGCCGACACCACTCCGGTGGTCGTGGCGGCGTATCGAACGGCCCAGGGCAAGGAGGACGGCGTGTTCTCGGAGGTCCGGAGCGAGGACCTCTCGATCCCGTTGATCAACGAGATCCTCGCCGAGACGGGGCTCGCGGGCGACGACGTCGACGACCTGATGTGGGGTTGTGCCCAGCAGCGCGGCGAGCAGGGCAACAACGTCGCGCGGGTCATCTCGTTGCTCTCGGATCTGGGCGAGTCGGTCCCCGCGACGACGATCAACCGCTGGTGTGCCTCCTCGGCCCAGTCGATCATCTCGGCCTCGGACGCGATCCGGGCGGGCCAGCGCGACGCCGTCCTCGCGGGCGGGGTCGAGAGCATGAGCCGGGTGAAGATGGGCCAGAACTCCCAGAACATGCACCCGCGGCTCAACGAGAACCACAACGTGGCCGCGCTCCAGATGGGGATGACCGCCGAGGAGGTCGCCGAACGCTACGACGTCACCCGCGAAGCACAGGACGAGTACGCGGCCCGTTCCCAGCAGCGCGCGGTCGAAGCAACCGAGGAGGGCCGCTTCGACGACGAGATCGTCCCCGTCGACAACGGCGAGGAGACGATCGACACCGACGAGGGGCTCCGACCGGGAACCACCGCCGAGAAGCTCGCCGACCTCCCCACCGTCTTCAAATCCAAGGGCACGGTGACGCCGGGCAACGCCTCGCAGGTCTCCGACGGCGCGGCGGCGACGCTGATCACCAGCCGCGCGTTCGCCGACGACCACGGGCTCGACGTGCTGGCCGAGGTCGGGGGCAATAACGTCGCAGGCGTCGAGCCCGAGGTGATGGGTATCGGTCCCGTGCCCGCCACGCGAGGGCTGCTCGACCGCGTCGGCCGGGAGATCGACGACTACGGGCTGGTCGAGCTCAACGAGGCGTTCGCCTCCCAGACCCTCTACAGTCAGCGCGAACTCGGCATCGACGACGAGATCTTCAACGTCAACGGCGGCGCGATCGCGATCGGCCACCCGCTCGGGGCGAGCGGCGCGCGTCTCCCGGTGACGTTGATCCACGAGATGGCAAAGCGAGACGTCGACCGCGGGATCGCGACCGAGTGCGTCGGCTTCGGGCAGGGCGCGGCGATCGAGTTCTCGCGACCGTAG
- the panB gene encoding 3-methyl-2-oxobutanoate hydroxymethyltransferase, producing the protein MPTTVREFRAGDAPLTMVTAYDAPTAAACEAAGVDAVLVGDSMGNAALGYDSTIPVTVDEVASRTAAVARATDETLVIADMPFLSFGVSEAESIENAGRMMKEANAHAVKLESGPHTVALTERLAELGVPVMAHLGLTPQKVNQLGYARQGTSEEAAREIADLATAHADAGAFALVLEHVPANLAAQVTAEIAIPTIGIGAGPDCDGQVLVVNDVLGTSDRLPPFAEAFGDVKREMDSALSAYVEAVESGAFPAEEHSHVERDLDDLY; encoded by the coding sequence ATGCCGACGACAGTCAGGGAGTTCCGGGCGGGCGACGCGCCGCTCACGATGGTGACCGCCTACGACGCGCCGACCGCGGCGGCCTGCGAGGCGGCAGGGGTCGACGCGGTGCTGGTCGGCGACAGCATGGGCAACGCGGCGCTCGGCTACGACTCGACCATCCCCGTGACGGTCGACGAGGTCGCCTCCCGAACCGCCGCGGTCGCTCGCGCGACCGACGAGACGCTCGTGATCGCTGATATGCCCTTCCTGAGCTTCGGGGTGAGCGAGGCCGAGAGCATCGAGAACGCGGGCCGGATGATGAAGGAGGCGAACGCCCACGCCGTCAAACTCGAGAGCGGCCCGCACACCGTTGCCCTCACCGAGCGGCTCGCCGAGCTCGGGGTCCCGGTGATGGCTCACCTCGGGCTCACCCCTCAGAAGGTCAACCAGCTCGGCTACGCCCGTCAGGGAACGTCCGAGGAGGCCGCCCGGGAGATCGCCGACCTCGCGACCGCCCACGCCGACGCGGGCGCGTTCGCGCTGGTGCTCGAACACGTCCCCGCGAACCTCGCGGCACAGGTCACCGCGGAGATCGCGATCCCAACTATCGGCATCGGCGCAGGCCCCGACTGCGACGGACAGGTGCTCGTGGTGAACGACGTGCTCGGGACGAGCGACCGGCTGCCACCGTTCGCCGAGGCGTTCGGCGACGTTAAGCGCGAGATGGACAGTGCACTGTCGGCGTACGTCGAGGCGGTCGAGAGCGGCGCGTTCCCGGCCGAGGAGCACAGCCACGTCGAACGCGACCTCGACGACCTCTACTGA
- a CDS encoding DUF5822 domain-containing protein — translation MPELVETSDPEGVDYGWVMQTTFVLTIVVGAPIVAALSVGTPLASWESRVSFAVRVGAVVWVLVALAVYGYARRMTRE, via the coding sequence GTGCCCGAACTCGTCGAGACCAGCGACCCCGAGGGGGTCGACTACGGCTGGGTGATGCAGACCACGTTCGTCCTCACCATCGTGGTCGGCGCACCCATCGTGGCGGCCCTCTCGGTCGGCACCCCGCTCGCGTCCTGGGAGTCGCGGGTCTCCTTCGCCGTCCGGGTCGGCGCGGTGGTCTGGGTGCTCGTCGCGCTCGCGGTCTACGGCTACGCCCGCCGGATGACGAGGGAGTGA
- a CDS encoding HAD family hydrolase, protein MTDDRLFDPGTVAIPADVEAVVYDLDGTLVRLAVDWAELDTEIQAVLREEGLDPGDRDAWDLLDVAEAAGVSGVESMIAAAERDGAHASTRLPLADSIDHGLPTGVCSLNCEAACRIALDAHDLAQHVDTVVGRDSVAERKPAPEPLLAAVEGLDADPARTLFVGDSASDETTADRAGTRFSYVGDGPTNL, encoded by the coding sequence ATGACGGATGATCGACTCTTCGACCCCGGCACCGTCGCGATCCCCGCGGACGTCGAGGCGGTCGTCTACGACCTGGATGGCACCCTGGTTCGCCTCGCGGTCGATTGGGCCGAACTCGACACCGAGATCCAGGCTGTCCTGCGAGAGGAAGGTCTCGACCCCGGCGACCGCGACGCGTGGGACCTGCTCGACGTGGCCGAGGCGGCGGGGGTCTCCGGCGTGGAATCGATGATCGCGGCCGCCGAGCGCGACGGCGCACACGCCTCGACCCGGCTCCCGCTCGCCGACAGCATCGACCATGGGCTGCCGACGGGCGTCTGTTCCCTCAACTGCGAGGCGGCCTGCCGGATCGCGCTCGACGCTCACGACCTCGCCCAGCACGTCGACACCGTCGTCGGCCGGGACTCGGTGGCCGAGCGAAAACCCGCACCCGAACCGCTGTTGGCGGCGGTCGAAGGGCTCGACGCCGACCCGGCGCGGACGCTGTTCGTCGGGGACTCGGCGAGCGACGAGACGACCGCCGACCGCGCCGGGACGCGCTTTTCCTACGTCGGCGACGGGCCGACGAACCTCTGA
- a CDS encoding acyl-CoA dehydrogenase family protein, whose translation MNLTAEQRAIRDTVREFAREEIRPVAARADREESFPEDVWDDLADLDLTGLTTPEEYGGFDADSVTYALVNEELAGGTLAVATALSVHCLATSCLAEFGDEAQRERWLPEMSGGRPVGAFALSEPHAGSNPAAMTTQAKPIEGSDGEVEEYVIDGEKQWITSGERSGVVILFAKTDRDDESTITQFVVPKDTDGLGVGKKEEKLGLRASDTTTLTFDDARIPAENRLTEVGRGLSAALSILTGGRIAIAAQSVGLAQHALDESVAYAGEREQFGGPIGDIQTIRHKLAEMRTDTQAARLLVRDAARRADAGEDYREAASMAKYAASETAVSVTNEAVQIHGGYGYTTEGGVERLYRDAKILPIYEGTSEIQKDVIAREVLDR comes from the coding sequence ATGAACCTCACCGCCGAACAGCGCGCGATCCGGGACACCGTCCGGGAGTTCGCCCGCGAGGAGATCCGCCCGGTCGCAGCGCGCGCCGACCGGGAGGAATCGTTCCCCGAGGACGTCTGGGACGACCTCGCCGACCTCGACCTCACCGGGCTGACGACCCCCGAGGAGTACGGCGGCTTCGACGCGGATTCGGTGACCTACGCGCTGGTGAACGAGGAGCTCGCGGGCGGCACCCTCGCGGTGGCGACCGCGCTCTCGGTCCACTGTCTCGCCACCTCCTGTCTCGCGGAGTTCGGCGACGAGGCCCAGCGCGAGCGCTGGCTCCCCGAGATGAGCGGTGGAAGACCGGTGGGTGCGTTCGCGCTCTCGGAACCCCACGCGGGCTCGAACCCCGCGGCGATGACGACGCAGGCGAAGCCTATCGAGGGATCGGACGGCGAGGTCGAGGAGTACGTCATCGACGGCGAGAAGCAGTGGATCACCAGCGGCGAACGCTCGGGCGTGGTGATTCTCTTCGCGAAGACCGACCGCGATGACGAGAGTACGATCACGCAGTTCGTGGTGCCGAAGGACACCGACGGTCTCGGCGTCGGCAAGAAGGAGGAGAAACTCGGCCTCCGGGCGAGCGACACCACCACCCTGACCTTCGACGACGCGAGGATCCCCGCGGAGAACCGACTCACGGAGGTCGGACGCGGGCTCTCGGCGGCGCTCTCGATCCTGACTGGCGGGCGGATCGCCATCGCCGCCCAGTCCGTCGGGCTCGCACAGCACGCCCTCGACGAGTCGGTCGCGTACGCCGGCGAGCGCGAGCAGTTCGGCGGTCCCATCGGCGACATTCAGACCATCCGCCACAAACTCGCGGAGATGCGAACCGACACCCAGGCCGCACGGCTCCTCGTGCGGGACGCGGCCCGGCGGGCCGACGCGGGCGAGGACTATCGAGAAGCGGCGAGCATGGCGAAGTACGCCGCGAGCGAGACGGCGGTGTCGGTGACGAACGAAGCCGTTCAGATCCACGGCGGCTACGGCTACACCACGGAAGGTGGGGTCGAGCGGCTCTACCGCGACGCCAAGATCCTGCCGATCTACGAGGGGACCTCGGAGATCCAGAAGGACGTCATCGCCCGCGAGGTCCTCGACCGATGA
- a CDS encoding helix-turn-helix domain-containing protein, with protein sequence MPKYSTGDSSGGGDSCELCGKETGDLTTATVAGAELELCRDCVPHGETTTERRESAHDDHETEAQREQTSRRRAAQNVARFADAGMGDSTHWEEEGTNYDSDQLPYLVSGYGDRAREAREDAGLGVEELADELDLDANDVRAVEEGGAARAGVGGSVVAALESRLDVRLVDE encoded by the coding sequence ATGCCAAAGTACTCCACCGGCGATTCGAGCGGCGGCGGGGATTCCTGTGAACTCTGTGGGAAGGAGACCGGCGACCTCACGACCGCCACCGTCGCGGGGGCCGAACTCGAACTCTGTCGGGACTGCGTCCCGCACGGCGAGACGACCACGGAGCGGCGGGAATCGGCTCACGACGACCACGAGACCGAGGCCCAGCGCGAGCAGACCAGCCGACGGCGCGCGGCCCAGAACGTCGCGCGGTTCGCCGACGCGGGGATGGGTGACTCCACGCACTGGGAGGAGGAGGGCACGAACTACGACTCCGACCAACTCCCCTACCTCGTGTCGGGCTACGGCGACCGGGCACGCGAGGCGCGCGAGGACGCGGGGCTCGGTGTCGAGGAGCTCGCCGACGAACTCGACCTCGACGCGAACGACGTCCGGGCCGTCGAGGAGGGCGGTGCGGCGCGGGCGGGCGTCGGCGGCTCCGTCGTGGCGGCGCTCGAATCCCGGCTCGACGTGCGCCTCGTCGACGAGTAG
- a CDS encoding uracil-DNA glycosylase encodes MSADSDEGETNGLDVTACERCPDLCDSRNRIVNGTGPEDAEVVFVGEGPGEQEDREGEPFVGRSGSVLDDALRDAGLARRDVRITNCVRCRPPENRDPHTEELDNCRGYLETEISGIDPEVVVTLGKVPSQHLLGRDVAVTKEAGDIEEVRFAGAAHRVLVCVHPAATLYDSSQQETFRRTIATAAEFGGAGAGGEGGSGQSRLDGF; translated from the coding sequence GTGAGCGCCGACAGCGACGAGGGCGAGACGAATGGGCTCGACGTGACGGCCTGCGAGCGCTGTCCCGACCTCTGTGATTCTCGAAATCGGATCGTGAACGGCACCGGGCCCGAAGACGCCGAAGTCGTGTTCGTCGGGGAGGGCCCCGGCGAACAGGAGGACCGCGAGGGCGAGCCGTTCGTGGGCCGGAGCGGGAGCGTGCTCGACGACGCACTCCGGGACGCGGGCCTCGCGCGCCGCGACGTCCGGATCACCAACTGCGTGCGGTGTCGCCCGCCCGAGAACCGCGACCCGCACACCGAGGAACTCGACAACTGTCGGGGCTACCTCGAAACCGAGATCAGCGGGATCGACCCCGAGGTCGTCGTTACCCTTGGAAAAGTTCCCTCCCAGCACCTCCTCGGGCGCGACGTCGCGGTGACGAAGGAAGCCGGGGACATCGAGGAGGTCCGGTTCGCCGGGGCGGCCCACCGGGTGCTCGTCTGTGTCCACCCCGCGGCCACCCTCTACGATTCGAGCCAGCAGGAGACCTTTCGGCGGACCATCGCGACGGCGGCGGAGTTCGGCGGGGCGGGTGCGGGCGGAGAGGGCGGGAGCGGGCAGTCGCGACTCGACGGGTTTTAG
- the hisH gene encoding imidazole glycerol phosphate synthase subunit HisH, translated as MSLEAQRTTTADVVVVDYGLGNLRSVTRGLERAGAAVEITDDPDAFAECDGIVLPGVGAFREGVENADPYRQPLLDAAESGTPVFGICLGMQMLLTTSEEADHAGEGDVEGLDLVPGRNRRFDGDLKVPHMGWNELDVQRDHPLVEGVDGEHAYFVHSYYADPEDQGAVVATTDYGHDFPSIVADESGTVFGTQFHPEKSGETGLRILRNFVDICAD; from the coding sequence GTGAGCCTCGAAGCACAGCGAACCACGACGGCCGACGTGGTCGTGGTCGACTACGGCCTCGGCAACCTCCGGAGCGTGACGCGCGGCCTCGAACGCGCCGGGGCCGCCGTCGAGATCACCGACGACCCCGACGCGTTCGCCGAGTGTGACGGCATCGTCCTCCCCGGCGTGGGCGCGTTCCGGGAGGGCGTCGAGAACGCCGACCCCTACCGCCAACCGTTGCTCGACGCCGCCGAGAGCGGGACCCCGGTGTTCGGGATCTGTCTCGGGATGCAGATGCTCCTCACCACGAGCGAGGAGGCCGACCACGCGGGCGAGGGCGACGTCGAGGGCCTCGACCTGGTCCCCGGTCGGAACCGTCGGTTCGACGGCGACCTGAAGGTGCCACACATGGGCTGGAACGAACTCGACGTCCAGCGCGACCACCCGCTGGTCGAGGGTGTCGACGGGGAGCACGCCTACTTCGTCCACTCCTACTACGCCGACCCCGAAGACCAGGGGGCGGTGGTCGCCACCACCGACTACGGCCACGACTTCCCGAGCATCGTCGCCGACGAGTCGGGGACGGTCTTCGGCACCCAGTTCCACCCCGAGAAGTCGGGCGAGACGGGGCTCCGGATCCTCCGGAACTTCGTCGACATCTGCGCCGACTGA
- a CDS encoding cation diffusion facilitator family transporter: MAESKSVVVAALIANGAIAILKFIGYLLTGSAAMLSETYQSVSDTGNQVFLLIGIRYSKKRADQRHPFGYGKSQFFYSFLVSVLLFGVAGIESARKGYETIFGESTFHISNATLPVIDVTLSGAQISYLVLSLAILFELYALKKAYAEMKRQIDEHNWSGLREAFQKTSDVTTLTALTEDSLALAAAAIGMVGIYLTEQTGNVMYDGAAALVIGILLMGFAAALAWQNKRLLLGESLPTSEERRLRELVADWNGVDRIVDFKTVYFGPEEVILAADVAFDRDLDTTTIDDRISAINDALMETNPQIRNAYIEPEA, encoded by the coding sequence ATGGCCGAGAGCAAGTCCGTCGTCGTCGCCGCCCTCATCGCCAACGGTGCCATCGCCATTTTGAAATTCATCGGCTATCTCCTCACCGGGAGCGCCGCGATGCTCTCGGAGACCTACCAGTCGGTCTCCGACACCGGCAACCAGGTCTTCCTCCTCATCGGGATCCGGTACTCGAAGAAGCGCGCCGACCAGCGACACCCCTTCGGCTACGGCAAGTCACAGTTCTTCTATAGCTTTCTCGTCTCCGTGCTCCTGTTCGGCGTCGCGGGGATCGAGAGCGCGCGGAAGGGCTACGAGACGATCTTCGGCGAGAGCACCTTCCACATCAGCAACGCCACGCTCCCGGTGATCGACGTCACGCTCTCGGGCGCACAGATCAGCTACCTCGTGCTGTCGCTCGCGATCCTCTTCGAGCTCTACGCACTGAAGAAGGCCTACGCCGAGATGAAACGCCAGATCGACGAGCACAACTGGAGCGGGCTCCGGGAGGCCTTTCAGAAGACCAGCGACGTGACGACGCTGACCGCGCTGACCGAGGACTCGCTCGCGCTCGCCGCGGCGGCGATCGGGATGGTCGGGATCTACCTCACCGAGCAGACGGGCAACGTGATGTACGACGGAGCCGCCGCCCTCGTGATCGGGATCCTCCTGATGGGCTTCGCGGCCGCGCTCGCCTGGCAGAACAAGCGTCTCCTCCTCGGCGAGAGCCTCCCGACGTCCGAAGAGCGCCGTCTCCGTGAGCTCGTCGCCGACTGGAACGGCGTCGACCGGATCGTCGACTTCAAAACGGTCTACTTCGGCCCCGAGGAGGTCATCCTCGCCGCCGACGTGGCCTTCGACCGCGACCTCGACACCACCACGATCGACGACCGCATCAGCGCCATCAACGACGCGCTCATGGAGACCAACCCACAGATCCGGAACGCGTACATCGAGCCCGAGGCGTAG
- a CDS encoding cation diffusion facilitator family transporter, which produces MAESRSVVIAALIANAAIAILKFVGFLITGSAAMLSETYHSISDTGNQIFLLIGIRYAGKDADRQHPFGYGKAQFFYSFLVSVLLFGIAGWESARHGYDAIVHPHAPGEGTTVLPLVGVEIPGVWVNYAVLIGAILFEAYALRKAYLEMERQREEHGWESFREAFRKTSDVTTLTAFTEDTIAVAGAGIALFGVYLSRVTGNPIFDAVSALLIGLLLMGFALALAWENKRLLMGESLPANEERELRRVVAGWTGVDRIEDFRTVYFGPEEVIVTGDVEFDPRLDTTTIDERITDIEDALREANPQVRKIYIEPEA; this is translated from the coding sequence ATGGCAGAAAGCAGGTCCGTTGTCATCGCTGCCCTCATCGCCAACGCCGCCATCGCGATCCTCAAATTCGTCGGCTTTCTCATCACCGGAAGCGCCGCGATGCTCTCGGAGACCTACCACTCGATCTCCGACACCGGCAACCAGATATTCCTCCTCATCGGGATCCGCTACGCCGGCAAGGACGCCGACCGCCAGCACCCGTTCGGCTACGGGAAGGCCCAGTTCTTCTACAGCTTCCTCGTCTCGGTGCTCCTGTTCGGCATCGCGGGCTGGGAGAGCGCCCGCCACGGCTACGACGCCATCGTGCATCCCCACGCACCCGGCGAGGGCACCACCGTCCTCCCGCTGGTCGGGGTCGAGATCCCCGGCGTCTGGGTCAACTACGCCGTCCTCATCGGCGCGATCCTCTTCGAGGCCTACGCGCTCCGGAAGGCCTACCTCGAGATGGAGCGCCAGCGCGAGGAGCACGGCTGGGAGAGCTTCCGCGAGGCGTTCCGGAAGACCAGCGACGTCACCACCCTCACCGCCTTCACCGAGGACACCATCGCCGTCGCCGGCGCGGGCATCGCGCTGTTCGGGGTCTACCTCTCGCGGGTGACCGGCAACCCGATCTTCGATGCCGTCTCCGCACTGTTGATCGGGCTGCTCCTGATGGGCTTCGCGCTCGCGCTCGCTTGGGAGAACAAACGCCTCCTCATGGGCGAGAGCCTGCCCGCGAACGAGGAACGCGAACTCCGGCGCGTGGTCGCCGGCTGGACCGGCGTCGACCGGATCGAGGACTTCAGAACGGTCTACTTCGGCCCCGAGGAGGTCATCGTGACCGGCGACGTCGAGTTCGACCCCCGCCTCGACACCACCACGATCGACGAGCGAATCACCGATATCGAGGACGCGCTCCGCGAAGCCAACCCCCAGGTGCGGAAGATCTACATCGAGCCCGAGGCCTAG